A region from the Tahibacter amnicola genome encodes:
- a CDS encoding VOC family protein, with protein sequence MTHPFRIREIDHLVLRTRDQEGLVRFYCEVLGCRVERRQDAIGLVQLRAGSSLIDIVGIDGVLGKRGGDAPAPRARNLDHFCLRVEPFELDAIREHLAAHGVSIGEVDSRYGAEGEGPSLYLDDPEGNTVELKGPPDSPR encoded by the coding sequence ATGACACATCCCTTTCGCATCCGCGAAATCGATCATCTGGTACTGCGCACCCGCGACCAGGAAGGCCTGGTTCGCTTTTACTGCGAGGTCCTGGGCTGTCGCGTCGAGCGCCGCCAGGACGCCATCGGCCTGGTGCAGCTGCGTGCCGGCAGCTCGCTGATCGATATCGTCGGCATCGACGGCGTGCTCGGCAAACGCGGTGGCGATGCGCCGGCGCCCCGGGCGCGCAACCTTGACCACTTCTGCCTGCGTGTGGAGCCATTCGAACTGGACGCCATCCGCGAACACCTGGCGGCGCATGGCGTCAGTATTGGCGAGGTGGATTCACGCTACGGTGCGGAGGGGGAGGGGCCCTCGCTCTACCTGGACGATCCCGAGGGTAATACGGTGGAGCTGAAAGGACCGCCGGATAGCCCGCGGTAG
- a CDS encoding adenylosuccinate synthase — protein sequence MGKSVVILGAQWGDEGKGKIVDLLTEQVGAVVRFQGGHNAGHTLVIGGKKTVLHLIPSGILRDDALCLIGNGVVLSPAALQTEIAELEAQGVDVRSRLKISPATPLIMPYHIAVDQARERASGAKAIGTTGRGIGPAYEDKVARRGIRVADLFYPDQLADKLRDAVDYHNFVLANWLKADTVDYQKVLDEAMSFGSYVKPMVDDVSTLLYDLRRAGKRILFEGAQGSLLDIDHGTYPYVTSSNTTVGGAYAGSGVGAKDIDYVLGIAKAYATRVGGGPFPTELDDDMGELLRKRGNEFGATTGRPRRCGWIDLVALKRAVQINGITGLAITKLDVLDGLPSIKVCIAYEYRGKQRTLAPLDAAGWEECKPVYLEFPGWQEPTSGVREFGKLPPAARAYLRAVEELAECPLALVATGADRDDTIILRDPFA from the coding sequence ATGGGTAAATCGGTAGTCATTCTCGGCGCGCAGTGGGGCGATGAAGGCAAGGGCAAGATCGTCGACCTCCTGACGGAACAGGTTGGCGCGGTGGTGCGCTTCCAGGGCGGCCACAATGCCGGTCATACGCTGGTGATCGGCGGCAAGAAGACCGTCCTGCACCTGATTCCCTCGGGCATCCTGCGCGACGACGCGCTCTGCCTGATCGGCAACGGCGTCGTCCTGTCGCCGGCGGCGCTGCAGACCGAAATTGCAGAGCTGGAAGCCCAGGGCGTGGATGTGCGGTCGCGCCTGAAGATCTCGCCGGCGACACCGCTGATCATGCCGTACCACATCGCGGTGGACCAGGCGCGCGAACGCGCGTCGGGCGCCAAGGCCATCGGCACCACTGGCCGCGGCATTGGCCCGGCCTACGAGGACAAGGTGGCCCGTCGCGGCATCCGCGTGGCCGACCTGTTCTACCCGGACCAGCTCGCCGACAAGCTGCGCGACGCGGTCGACTACCACAACTTCGTGCTCGCCAACTGGCTCAAGGCCGACACGGTCGATTACCAGAAGGTGCTCGACGAGGCGATGTCGTTCGGTTCCTACGTCAAGCCCATGGTCGACGACGTGTCGACCCTCCTGTACGACCTGCGTCGCGCCGGCAAGCGCATCCTCTTTGAAGGTGCGCAGGGTTCGCTGCTGGATATCGACCACGGCACCTATCCCTACGTCACCTCGTCGAATACGACGGTGGGCGGCGCGTACGCCGGCTCGGGCGTCGGCGCCAAGGACATCGACTACGTGCTCGGCATCGCCAAGGCCTACGCCACGCGCGTGGGTGGCGGTCCGTTCCCGACGGAACTCGACGATGACATGGGCGAGCTGCTGCGCAAGCGCGGCAATGAGTTCGGTGCGACCACCGGCCGTCCGCGCCGCTGTGGCTGGATCGACCTGGTGGCGCTGAAGCGTGCCGTGCAGATCAACGGCATCACTGGCCTGGCCATCACCAAACTGGATGTGCTCGATGGCCTGCCGTCGATCAAGGTTTGTATTGCCTACGAATACCGCGGCAAGCAGCGCACGCTGGCGCCACTGGACGCCGCGGGCTGGGAAGAATGCAAGCCGGTCTACCTGGAATTCCCGGGCTGGCAGGAACCCACCTCGGGCGTGCGCGAGTTCGGCAAGCTGCCGCCCGCGGCGCGCGCGTACCTGCGTGCGGTCGAGGAGCTGGCCGAGTGCCCGCTGGCGCTGGTCGCCACGGGTGCAGATCGCGACGACACGATTATTTTGCGCGATCCGTTCGCCTGA
- a CDS encoding serine/threonine-protein kinase: MKTPPERIRRLGELFDEALDLDPVAREALLERCMADDPQLAADLAKLIRRDQKLIGSATRSAVSVVEAGLDALENSALQPGATIGVYTLEEEIGQGGMGRVFRATRVGPDFTQEVAIKFVRRDVLHPALLRRFSTERAILASLDHPGISRLIDANTTADGTPFVVMEFVRGRAIDDWCDARRLGIKDRLRLFRKVLAAVGHAHRNLVVHRDIKASNVLVTNEGEIRLLDFGIAKPLGRIGHDKATMTMDRFLTPSSAAPEQLAGGAVTVACDIHALGMLLYELLCGRLPFAFGNMTPGEIEHAIRHVPPPPMASRLGENDRYTAESRGFSGVRDLRSALRGDLEHVVQRCLRKRPEERYGTVDQLDLDIDHVLAGHPIRERQSDRWYRWRKFLARHSVASALVAGLLFTIGTAVVAIVRQNIAIAHERDRAQRAVGLLKEAFAAANPMQVGGAQVTATDVLEAARPQLESTFDSQPDVYADLAGTMAEVELAVGRSPQAAALAERARLASEKAQLPNETVTGLLVLEARARISSGDYDIADDLLTRAANISPVRTPEWKLARGMLLLHRSHFADSIATLEQAVESFGQRPASDDDARLARLQLAEALRRGDRGNDALSLLDTLYQEQSRGLSPNHPRVTLVRLYRVSALRSVGRRDEALEEAKAVVAEADRTYGQDSTVAATARGSLGMCLDELNRPLDAVDAFRTSLRAWRKAVGDDHQNTLRTAFNVALALTRANHSPDEAESLYKEVLVRGGTQDQSTRLPVMYWRIAYVRALIGWNRVSDAANELTSPVALEQFRTASPRRREEYAVLAKDVLKELGCESSRSVDTEAQCKAVESLMLTASNSGTTG, translated from the coding sequence ATGAAGACGCCGCCTGAGCGCATCCGGCGCCTGGGCGAGCTCTTCGACGAAGCCTTGGATCTGGATCCGGTGGCGCGCGAAGCGCTGCTGGAACGCTGCATGGCCGATGATCCACAACTGGCGGCCGACCTTGCCAAGCTCATCCGCCGCGACCAGAAACTGATCGGTTCGGCCACGCGCTCGGCTGTCAGCGTCGTCGAAGCGGGCCTGGACGCGCTGGAGAATTCCGCACTGCAGCCGGGCGCAACCATCGGCGTGTACACCCTCGAGGAGGAAATCGGCCAGGGCGGCATGGGCCGTGTCTTCCGCGCCACGCGGGTAGGCCCGGATTTCACCCAGGAAGTGGCGATCAAGTTCGTCCGCCGTGACGTACTGCATCCGGCATTGCTACGCCGCTTCTCGACCGAGCGCGCCATTCTCGCCTCGCTCGACCATCCCGGCATTTCGCGCTTGATTGACGCCAACACGACGGCCGACGGCACGCCCTTCGTGGTGATGGAATTCGTCCGCGGCCGCGCCATCGACGACTGGTGCGATGCGCGGCGCCTGGGCATCAAGGATCGTCTGCGCCTGTTCCGCAAAGTGCTCGCCGCCGTCGGTCATGCGCATCGCAATCTGGTGGTGCACCGCGACATCAAGGCGAGCAACGTGCTGGTCACCAACGAGGGCGAGATCCGCCTGCTGGATTTCGGCATCGCCAAGCCGCTGGGCCGCATCGGCCACGACAAGGCGACGATGACGATGGACCGCTTCCTGACGCCGTCCAGCGCCGCACCGGAGCAGCTGGCCGGCGGTGCCGTGACCGTGGCGTGCGATATCCATGCGCTGGGCATGCTGCTGTACGAACTGCTTTGCGGCCGCCTGCCCTTTGCGTTCGGCAACATGACGCCCGGTGAGATCGAGCACGCCATCCGCCATGTGCCGCCACCGCCCATGGCCAGCCGGCTCGGCGAGAACGACCGCTATACCGCCGAATCCCGCGGCTTTTCCGGCGTGCGCGACCTGCGTTCGGCGCTGCGCGGCGACCTCGAGCACGTCGTCCAGCGCTGCCTGCGCAAACGCCCCGAAGAACGCTACGGCACAGTGGACCAGCTGGATCTGGATATCGACCATGTCCTTGCCGGCCACCCCATCCGCGAGCGTCAGAGCGATCGCTGGTATCGCTGGCGGAAGTTCCTCGCACGCCACAGCGTCGCATCCGCACTGGTTGCGGGGCTGCTCTTCACCATTGGTACCGCCGTGGTCGCCATCGTGCGGCAGAACATCGCCATTGCGCACGAACGCGACCGCGCGCAACGGGCCGTTGGATTATTGAAGGAAGCCTTCGCGGCCGCCAACCCCATGCAGGTCGGCGGGGCACAGGTGACGGCGACGGACGTGCTGGAGGCTGCACGACCGCAGCTGGAATCCACCTTCGACAGCCAGCCGGACGTCTATGCGGATCTTGCCGGCACGATGGCCGAAGTGGAATTGGCAGTGGGACGCAGTCCACAGGCCGCCGCATTGGCAGAACGCGCGCGACTGGCGTCGGAGAAGGCGCAATTGCCCAACGAAACCGTGACTGGGCTGCTCGTACTGGAAGCCCGTGCCCGAATCAGTAGCGGTGACTACGATATTGCCGATGATTTGCTGACACGCGCCGCGAATATCAGCCCCGTCCGCACTCCCGAATGGAAATTGGCCCGCGGAATGCTGCTGCTTCATCGCAGTCATTTCGCCGACTCCATTGCTACACTGGAGCAGGCGGTGGAGAGTTTCGGTCAAAGACCTGCATCCGACGACGACGCGAGACTGGCCCGCTTGCAGCTCGCCGAAGCACTGCGTCGCGGAGACCGAGGCAACGACGCGCTCAGCCTGTTGGATACGCTCTACCAGGAGCAAAGTCGAGGTCTGTCGCCCAATCATCCACGGGTCACTCTGGTGCGACTGTATCGGGTCAGTGCCCTGCGCTCTGTCGGTCGACGTGACGAGGCTCTGGAGGAGGCCAAAGCCGTCGTGGCGGAAGCGGATCGCACTTACGGACAGGACAGTACTGTTGCGGCAACCGCTCGCGGCTCTTTAGGAATGTGTTTAGATGAGTTGAACAGGCCGCTGGATGCCGTGGACGCATTCCGGACGAGCCTGCGCGCATGGCGCAAAGCCGTCGGAGACGATCATCAGAACACGCTTCGTACCGCGTTTAACGTCGCGTTGGCACTGACGCGCGCGAACCATTCCCCGGACGAGGCCGAATCACTCTACAAAGAAGTCCTGGTGCGTGGCGGCACTCAGGATCAATCGACCCGCCTGCCTGTGATGTATTGGCGAATCGCCTATGTCCGGGCGTTGATCGGCTGGAATCGTGTTTCTGACGCCGCCAATGAACTCACATCCCCTGTTGCGCTGGAGCAGTTTCGCACCGCCAGTCCTCGTCGTCGTGAAGAATATGCCGTCCTCGCCAAGGATGTCCTCAAGGAGCTGGGATGCGAATCTTCACGCAGTGTAGATACGGAAGCCCAATGTAAGGCGGTAGAGTCGCTAATGTTGACCGCGTCGAATTCCGGTACTACCGGTTGA
- the rlmB gene encoding 23S rRNA (guanosine(2251)-2'-O)-methyltransferase RlmB, with protein sequence MSHELLIGINSVEAALSHDPGNIVELFIETGTTNARLKELSERARDLGVKPHGRTRELLDRMTGGARHQGVVAQYRAAPKRTEADLKELVEAAGRDALILVLDGVTDPHNLGACLRSAEAAGATAVVVTKDKAVGITPTVRRASAGAADRVPFIQATNLARTLRSLKDLGLWLVGLAGDSDEDFYKTDLRGPIALVIGSEGEGMRRLTREQCDFVTRIPMRGAVESLNVSVATGVTLFEVLRQRGVTPAKS encoded by the coding sequence ATGAGCCACGAGCTGTTGATTGGCATCAATTCGGTCGAAGCGGCGTTGAGCCACGACCCGGGCAATATCGTCGAGCTGTTTATCGAGACGGGCACCACCAATGCCCGCTTGAAAGAGTTGTCCGAGCGCGCACGTGACCTTGGCGTCAAGCCGCACGGCCGCACCCGGGAATTGCTCGATCGCATGACGGGCGGTGCGCGGCACCAGGGGGTCGTGGCGCAGTACCGCGCGGCGCCCAAGCGTACGGAAGCCGATCTGAAAGAACTGGTCGAGGCGGCCGGACGAGACGCGCTCATCCTGGTGCTCGACGGCGTCACGGACCCGCATAACCTCGGAGCCTGCCTGCGCAGCGCCGAAGCGGCGGGTGCCACCGCCGTGGTGGTGACCAAGGACAAGGCCGTGGGCATCACGCCGACGGTTCGCCGGGCCTCGGCCGGCGCCGCCGATCGCGTTCCTTTCATCCAGGCGACGAACCTGGCGCGGACGTTGCGCTCGCTCAAGGATCTCGGTCTGTGGCTGGTCGGCCTGGCCGGTGACAGCGATGAAGACTTCTACAAGACGGACCTGCGCGGACCGATCGCCCTGGTCATCGGCAGTGAAGGCGAGGGAATGCGTCGACTGACGCGCGAGCAATGCGATTTCGTCACCCGCATTCCGATGCGCGGTGCGGTGGAAAGTCTGAATGTTTCCGTCGCGACCGGCGTCACTTTGTTTGAAGTACTGCGCCAGCGCGGCGTGACGCCGGCGAAAAGCTGA
- a CDS encoding ECF-type sigma factor, which yields MSTITELLDRWKRGDRSVEDALATDIYPVLRELARAQVRRHGSALTLRATELANEAYERLHLQQGVDWQNRAHFHAIAATLMRRVVVDYLRERQAEKRGGDQLFIALDDMTQREAPFQGDQVDWLAVDQALTEFAEASPDAARVVELRLFSGLTKEEIAEVCGSSRATVGRQWRFARAWLAERLDVVPDDEDAA from the coding sequence ATGTCTACGATCACCGAGCTGCTCGATCGCTGGAAGCGTGGCGATCGCAGTGTCGAAGATGCACTAGCGACGGACATATATCCGGTGTTACGCGAACTGGCGCGCGCCCAGGTGCGCCGCCATGGCTCGGCCCTGACCCTGCGCGCCACGGAACTAGCCAACGAAGCCTACGAGCGGCTGCATCTGCAACAAGGCGTAGATTGGCAGAATCGCGCGCATTTCCATGCCATTGCCGCCACCCTGATGCGCCGGGTGGTGGTCGACTACCTGCGCGAGCGCCAGGCCGAGAAACGCGGCGGCGACCAATTATTCATTGCACTGGACGACATGACCCAGCGCGAGGCACCGTTCCAGGGAGACCAGGTCGACTGGCTCGCCGTCGACCAGGCCCTCACGGAATTCGCCGAAGCCTCGCCCGACGCTGCCCGCGTCGTCGAGTTGCGCCTGTTTTCAGGACTCACCAAGGAAGAGATCGCCGAAGTCTGCGGATCGTCCCGCGCCACGGTCGGGCGCCAGTGGCGATTCGCCCGCGCCTGGCTTGCCGAACGCCTCGACGTGGTGCCCGATGATGAAGACGCCGCCTGA
- the hflC gene encoding protease modulator HflC, with product MKSLVALVAALLVLLGVNSLFVVREGQSALLLQFGKIVRSDFKPGLHWKVPFFEQSLLFDKRILGLDAQPERYLTSEKKSVLVDFYVKWRIDDLAKFYQTSGGDEEQANSRLSPIVKDALRFEFNARPLHELIADGRVDITKRVRDQVNRSTQNSLGIEVKDVRIRGINFPEEGTVLSSVYDRMRAERKQVANSLRASGQEAGETIRANADRERQVLLADATREAQKTRGQGDAEAAQVYAQAYGKDPEFYAFTRSLEAYRASFRQGNGVLLLDPKSDLFRYFNDSDKD from the coding sequence ATGAAGTCGTTGGTTGCTTTGGTTGCCGCCCTGCTGGTGCTGCTCGGGGTCAATTCGCTGTTCGTCGTGCGCGAAGGGCAGTCGGCGTTGCTGCTGCAGTTCGGCAAGATCGTCCGTTCCGACTTCAAGCCGGGACTGCACTGGAAGGTGCCGTTCTTCGAGCAGTCACTGTTGTTCGACAAGCGCATCCTTGGCCTTGACGCCCAGCCGGAGCGCTATCTGACGTCGGAAAAGAAGAGCGTGCTGGTCGATTTCTACGTCAAGTGGCGCATTGACGACCTCGCCAAGTTCTACCAGACCTCCGGCGGCGACGAAGAACAGGCCAATTCGCGCCTGTCGCCGATCGTCAAGGATGCGCTGCGCTTTGAATTCAATGCCCGTCCGCTGCATGAGCTGATTGCCGACGGCCGGGTGGACATCACCAAGCGCGTGCGTGACCAGGTCAATCGCTCGACCCAGAATTCGCTCGGCATCGAAGTGAAGGACGTGCGCATCCGCGGCATCAACTTCCCGGAAGAGGGAACGGTGCTGTCGTCCGTGTACGACCGTATGCGCGCCGAGCGCAAGCAGGTCGCCAACAGCCTGCGCGCCAGCGGTCAGGAAGCGGGTGAAACGATCCGGGCGAACGCTGATCGCGAGCGCCAGGTGCTGCTGGCCGACGCGACGCGCGAAGCGCAGAAGACGCGCGGCCAGGGCGACGCGGAGGCGGCGCAGGTGTACGCGCAGGCCTACGGGAAAGATCCAGAGTTCTACGCCTTCACGCGTAGTCTCGAGGCCTACCGGGCGTCGTTCCGGCAGGGCAACGGTGTGTTGCTGCTCGACCCGAAGTCGGACTTGTTCCGCTACTTCAACGACAGCGACAAGGACTAA
- the hflK gene encoding FtsH protease activity modulator HflK — protein sequence MAWNEPGKRDPWRGNQKGPDVEETLRRLRERFGNLLGGSGGRSGGTGGILLVVLAIVLLWTVADTVTIINAQEVGVVQRFGKKNRVLGPGMSFKWPRPIETVTKVATTRVQSLDDEVVMLTMDENIVRIRFNVQYQISNAEDYLFKLRDAEGTVKEAAESAVRQVIGGSEMDHILSGEGAELVSETKKVLQQTLDSYESGLAVTEVNFQLVAPPDQVKEAFDDVTNARENKQQIENEARAYANTVVPEARGKAARIKAEAEGYSAERVALAKGDADRFELLMVQYKTAPEVTRQRLYLETMQEVLTESTKVIDTTGGRNLINLPVDRLGGALNSGGGVLLPSDEAVRAKREGSR from the coding sequence ATGGCATGGAATGAGCCGGGCAAACGCGACCCCTGGCGCGGCAATCAGAAAGGCCCGGATGTCGAGGAAACACTTAGGCGACTCAGAGAGCGGTTCGGCAACCTGCTCGGTGGCTCCGGCGGGCGCAGCGGCGGCACTGGCGGGATCCTGCTGGTCGTGCTGGCGATCGTCCTGCTGTGGACCGTGGCCGATACCGTCACGATCATCAATGCACAGGAAGTGGGCGTCGTACAGCGGTTCGGAAAGAAGAACCGCGTGCTCGGCCCTGGCATGAGCTTCAAGTGGCCGCGCCCGATCGAAACCGTGACCAAGGTGGCGACCACCCGCGTCCAGTCGCTGGACGATGAAGTCGTCATGCTGACGATGGATGAAAACATCGTCCGGATCCGTTTCAACGTGCAGTACCAGATCAGCAATGCCGAGGACTACCTTTTCAAGCTGCGCGACGCCGAAGGCACCGTGAAGGAAGCGGCCGAGAGTGCCGTGCGCCAGGTGATCGGCGGTAGCGAGATGGATCACATCCTTTCCGGCGAAGGCGCCGAGCTGGTCAGCGAGACCAAGAAGGTGCTGCAGCAGACACTCGATTCCTACGAATCGGGGCTGGCCGTGACCGAGGTGAATTTCCAGCTGGTCGCTCCACCGGACCAGGTCAAGGAAGCCTTCGACGACGTGACCAACGCGCGTGAAAACAAGCAGCAGATCGAGAACGAGGCGCGCGCTTATGCCAATACCGTCGTGCCGGAGGCGCGCGGCAAGGCAGCGCGCATCAAGGCCGAGGCCGAGGGCTACAGCGCCGAGCGCGTCGCGCTCGCCAAGGGTGACGCGGATCGCTTCGAATTGCTGATGGTGCAGTACAAGACTGCCCCGGAAGTGACCCGTCAGCGCCTGTACCTGGAAACCATGCAGGAAGTGCTGACTGAAAGCACCAAGGTCATCGACACCACGGGCGGCCGCAACCTGATCAATCTCCCCGTCGACCGTCTCGGCGGCGCTTTGAATTCAGGAGGCGGCGTCCTGCTGCCGTCGGACGAAGCGGTTCGCGCCAAGCGGGAGGGTTCGCGATGA
- a CDS encoding LysE family translocator, which translates to MALYLAFCFAALMVTLSPGPDTFLVMANAARGGARLGLATVAGIVSGGVFHIALFAGGFAQLLVYSAAAFLAVKVAGAAYLGWLGLQALRSAARPAQEIVVTTDAPATTSVWPVYAQGVLTNALNPKIAVFYLAFLPQFMDPAQSLAAQSVLLIGTHYVMGFVWLGALAFGAARMGPWLAKGRVRRWLDGVVGTVMLAFGVRLALTTR; encoded by the coding sequence ATGGCCCTGTACCTGGCTTTTTGCTTTGCCGCGCTGATGGTGACCCTGTCGCCCGGGCCGGACACTTTCCTGGTGATGGCCAACGCCGCCCGCGGCGGCGCGCGGCTGGGGCTGGCGACCGTCGCCGGCATCGTATCCGGTGGCGTCTTCCATATCGCGCTGTTTGCCGGCGGGTTTGCGCAATTGCTGGTGTACTCGGCGGCGGCGTTCCTGGCGGTGAAGGTCGCCGGCGCGGCCTATCTCGGCTGGCTCGGATTGCAGGCGCTGCGTTCTGCCGCGCGCCCGGCGCAGGAAATCGTCGTGACCACTGACGCTCCGGCCACCACCTCCGTCTGGCCGGTGTATGCGCAAGGCGTGCTGACCAATGCGCTCAACCCGAAGATCGCCGTGTTCTACCTGGCATTCCTGCCCCAGTTCATGGATCCGGCGCAGTCGCTGGCTGCGCAATCCGTATTGTTGATCGGCACCCACTACGTGATGGGATTCGTCTGGCTCGGTGCGCTGGCGTTCGGCGCGGCCCGCATGGGGCCGTGGCTGGCAAAAGGACGTGTCAGACGCTGGCTCGACGGGGTGGTCGGTACCGTGATGCTGGCCTTCGGCGTGCGCCTGGCCCTGACCACGCGCTGA
- the rnr gene encoding ribonuclease R, with protein sequence MKKNRTNDKNTKSPARTTARKTKLPAWFPEVPEPVRAKPKTSKAAPARPAAPKPAAAPPRPRARRVAEAGTAPEDVSRERFAAPPPARAGRKAGRSAPAAAQASTDPFAERERQRYEFPIPSREAILAFLVERGQLMTAEAIAQALELVHERDFDALTKRLAAMVRDGQLIQNRRGGYGVAQKLDLLPGVVLANPDGYGFLKPDAGGEDLYLSPYEMRKVLHGDRVLGSIVGVDRRGRRQGAIVEVLERRSPRLVGRVVEKDGLILVVPDDRRLHQEVLIPPGKECGARSGQIVVAEITDPPTAYRGPVGRVLAALGERLTPSLIVEMAIASHDIPHDWPEAALREAAEVEPEVHADELADRKDLRGLPLVTIDGEDARDFDDAVFAEPVASGFRLVVAIADVSYYVRPETALDEEAYKRATSVYFPGFVVPMLPETLSNGICSLNPKVDRMCMVCDMQIDHDGEVTKSKFYAAVMRSHARLTYTQVWKAIGEKDATARAQIGNLMPHIERLHQLYKVLAKARKKRGAIDFESAEVKFRLAPSGEVVQLGAEPRNDAHRLIEECMIAANVEAARFLNKKHIPALYRVHESPPEGKYQDLLEFLKDFSLKMPPADEVQPGDFATLIKKVQKRPDASLIESVLLRSQALAVYQPECHGHFGLALDAYAHFTSPIRRYPDLLVHRAIRFALTKAKPSQYTYTPAAMSSMAVHCSQCGRRAEEAERDVDERYKCAWMEKHVGSQFAGIVSGVTSFGLFVELTDSKVTGLVHITQLPNDYYHFDPIRHLLTGERRGLKFRLGDAVNVQVLRASLEDRKIDFRLVADDISEKKRR encoded by the coding sequence ATGAAGAAAAACAGGACAAACGACAAGAACACCAAGTCCCCGGCGCGCACGACGGCGCGCAAGACCAAATTGCCGGCGTGGTTTCCGGAGGTGCCTGAGCCTGTCCGGGCCAAGCCCAAGACAAGCAAGGCCGCGCCGGCACGACCGGCCGCGCCGAAACCGGCAGCAGCGCCGCCCCGGCCGCGGGCCCGGCGCGTCGCCGAGGCCGGCACCGCGCCCGAAGATGTCAGCCGCGAACGGTTCGCGGCACCACCGCCCGCCAGGGCGGGTCGAAAAGCCGGGCGATCCGCGCCGGCAGCGGCCCAGGCTTCGACGGATCCTTTCGCCGAGCGCGAGCGCCAGCGCTACGAATTTCCCATTCCCAGCCGCGAAGCCATCCTGGCCTTCCTGGTGGAGCGGGGCCAGCTGATGACCGCCGAGGCGATCGCCCAGGCGCTCGAGCTCGTCCATGAACGCGATTTCGACGCATTGACCAAGCGACTCGCCGCGATGGTCCGTGACGGGCAGCTGATCCAGAACCGCCGCGGCGGCTATGGCGTCGCCCAGAAGCTCGACCTGCTGCCCGGCGTGGTGCTGGCCAATCCGGACGGCTACGGCTTTCTCAAGCCCGATGCGGGCGGTGAAGACCTGTACCTCTCGCCCTACGAAATGCGCAAGGTGCTGCATGGCGACCGCGTGCTGGGCAGCATCGTCGGCGTGGACCGCCGTGGCCGTCGGCAGGGTGCCATCGTCGAAGTGCTGGAGCGGCGTTCGCCCCGCCTGGTGGGGCGTGTCGTCGAAAAAGACGGCCTGATCCTGGTCGTACCCGATGACCGGCGACTGCACCAGGAAGTGCTGATTCCGCCGGGCAAGGAATGCGGCGCACGTTCCGGTCAGATCGTGGTCGCGGAGATCACTGATCCGCCAACGGCCTATCGCGGCCCGGTTGGACGCGTGCTCGCGGCGCTGGGCGAGCGGCTGACGCCGTCACTGATCGTCGAGATGGCTATCGCCAGCCACGACATCCCGCACGACTGGCCCGAAGCCGCGCTGCGCGAGGCGGCCGAGGTCGAGCCGGAAGTGCACGCGGACGAACTGGCTGATCGCAAGGATCTGCGCGGGTTGCCGTTGGTCACCATCGACGGCGAGGATGCGCGCGACTTCGACGACGCCGTGTTTGCCGAGCCGGTCGCGAGCGGATTCCGCCTGGTCGTCGCGATCGCGGATGTTTCCTACTACGTGCGTCCGGAAACGGCGCTGGACGAAGAAGCTTACAAGCGCGCCACGTCGGTGTACTTCCCGGGTTTCGTCGTGCCGATGCTGCCGGAGACGCTGTCGAACGGTATCTGCTCGCTCAATCCCAAGGTCGATCGCATGTGCATGGTCTGCGACATGCAGATCGACCACGATGGCGAAGTGACCAAGTCAAAGTTCTACGCCGCCGTGATGCGCTCGCATGCGCGCCTGACCTACACCCAGGTGTGGAAGGCGATTGGGGAGAAGGACGCGACCGCACGCGCCCAGATCGGCAACCTGATGCCGCACATCGAGCGCCTGCACCAGCTGTACAAAGTGCTGGCCAAGGCGCGCAAGAAACGCGGTGCGATCGATTTCGAGAGCGCGGAAGTGAAGTTCCGGCTCGCGCCGTCGGGTGAAGTGGTGCAACTGGGTGCCGAGCCGCGCAATGACGCGCATCGCCTGATCGAAGAATGCATGATCGCGGCGAACGTGGAAGCGGCGCGGTTTCTCAACAAGAAGCACATCCCGGCGCTCTACCGTGTGCATGAGTCTCCGCCCGAGGGCAAATACCAGGATCTCCTGGAATTCCTCAAGGATTTCAGCCTGAAGATGCCCCCGGCCGACGAAGTGCAGCCGGGCGATTTCGCCACGCTGATCAAGAAGGTGCAGAAGCGCCCTGACGCGAGCCTGATCGAGTCGGTGCTGCTGCGCTCCCAGGCGCTGGCGGTCTACCAACCCGAATGCCATGGCCATTTCGGTCTCGCGCTCGATGCGTATGCCCACTTCACCTCGCCAATCCGGCGCTATCCCGATTTGCTGGTGCACCGCGCGATCCGCTTCGCCCTGACCAAGGCCAAGCCGTCTCAGTACACCTATACGCCGGCGGCCATGTCCAGCATGGCGGTTCACTGCTCGCAGTGTGGCCGGCGTGCCGAGGAAGCCGAGCGCGATGTGGACGAGCGTTACAAATGCGCCTGGATGGAGAAGCACGTTGGCAGCCAGTTCGCCGGCATCGTCTCGGGCGTCACCTCGTTCGGCCTGTTCGTGGAACTGACGGATTCGAAGGTGACAGGGCTGGTCCACATCACGCAGCTGCCCAACGACTACTACCATTTCGACCCGATCCGCCACCTCCTTACCGGCGAGCGGCGCGGACTGAAGTTCCGCCTGGGCGACGCCGTCAACGTGCAGGTGCTGCGGGCCAGTCTTGAAGATCGCAAGATCGATTTCCGACTGGTTGCCGACGATATTTCGGAGAAAAAGCGGCGATGA